The following coding sequences are from one Oryzias melastigma strain HK-1 linkage group LG20, ASM292280v2, whole genome shotgun sequence window:
- the mak gene encoding serine/threonine-protein kinase MAK isoform X5 → MMNRYTTLKQLGDGTYGSVLMGRNNESGEYVAIKRMKKKFYSWEECMNLREVKSLKKLNHANVVKLKEVIRENDHLYFVFEYMKENLYQLMKDRENKMFSENEIRNILFQVLSGLTFVHKHGFFHRDMKPENLLCMGPELVKIADFGLAREIRSKPPYTDYVSTRWYRAPEVLLRSSTYSSPIDLWAVGCIMAELYTFRPLFPGNSEMDEIFKICQVLGTVKKTDWPEGYQLASAMNFRFPQCVPTHLKTLIPNASNEAIALMKDFLQWDPKKRPTAAQALRYPYFQVGQVLGPRPQSQELKKMQNRSMVKKQVSESKTDPLQSSSESKTSATTSSRNHQPLQQISVPQTDNQPGGLGHSKAALADVENSNGGSGTGLLKSGRRRWGQTAVKTADSWEESDQSESAVSNSKKPSLGNADEDGNVKEQCPQPKEQKPLYSFSTVTKLPSNVKVGQTDSSLPGSAARQHYLSQSRYLPGLIGKNETSSGDKDLGGMTLRDLWENSSNALNKPLAPIGKGLHFSRANAEENSAKSSDSTPEKTVVKERILEKIDLSKGNFVSTKYNLSTGYIPSLLKKEVGSVGQRIQLAPLGGQHTNFEGWRRRTDWNQVKGSSYAALGKTSGNLLSKAPAVQTVHGRVDWTSKYGGNR, encoded by the exons ATGATGAATCGCTACACCACCCTGAAGCAGCTGGGTGATGGCACCTATGGGAGTGTCCTGATGGGGAGGAACAACGAATCTGGAGAATATGTGGCCATCAAGAG GATGAAGAAGAAGTTTTATTCATGGGAAGAGTGCATGAACTTAAGAGAAGTGAAG TCACTGAAGAAGCTGAACCACGCGAACGTGGTGAAACTAAAAGAGGTCATCAGAGAGAACGATCACCTCTACTTTGTCTTCGAGTACATGAAGGAGAACCTGTATCAGCTGATGAAGGACAG AGAAAATAAGATGTTCTCAGAAAATGAAATTAGGAACATCCTGTTTCAAGTGCTGTCTGGGTTGACTTTTGTACATAAGCATG gTTTCTTCCATCGCGACATGAAGCCAGAGAATCTGTTGTGTATGGGGCCAGAACTGGTCAAAATAGCAGATTTTGGTTTGGCCAGAGAGATCCGCTCCAAACCTCCGTACACAGATTATGTCTCAACCAGATG GTATCGTGCTCCAGAGGTTCTGCTCAGATCATCCACTTACAGCTCTCCTATTGACTTGTGGGCTGTGGGCTGCATCATGGCTGAACTCTACACATTCAGGCCCCTTTTCCCAGGAAACAGTGAAATGGACGAGATCTTTAAGATCTGTCAAGTGCTGGGCACGGTGAAAAAG ACTGACTGGCCAGAAGGATACCAACTAGCATCTGCCATGAACTTCCGCTTCCCCCAATGTGTGCCCACCCATTTAAAGACCCTCATCCCTAATGCCAGCAACGAAGCTATTGCCCTGATGAAGGATTTCCTGCAGTGGGATCCCAAGAAAAGGCCAACCGCTgcacag GCCCTGCGTTACCCGTACTTCCAGGTGGGTCAGGTCTTGGGACCTCGGCCTCAAAGCCAGGAGCTAAAAAAGATGCAGAACAGGTCGATGGTCAAGAAGCAGGTTTCTGAGTCCAAAACAGATCCCCTGCAGTCCTCATCAGAGTCCAAAACTTCTGCCACCACCTCCTCCAGAAACCACCAGCCTCTTCAGCAGATCTCCGTGCCTCAGACGGACAATCAGCCAGGAGGACTCGGCCACTCG AAGGCAGCGTTGGCTGACGTTGAGAACAGCAATGGGGGCAGTGGGACGGGGCTGCTGAAGAGCGGCCGGCGTCGCTGGGGACAGACGGCTGTCAAGACTGCAGACAGCTGGGAagaatctgaccaatcagagtcgGCGGTCTCCAACTCAAAGAAGCCCAGCCTGGGCAACGCAGACGAGGACGGGAATGTTAAAGAGCAGTGTCCTCA GCCAAAGGAACAGAAACCTCTGTACTCCTTCAGCACCGTTACCAAGCTGCCGAGCAACGTCAAGGTTGGTCAAACAGATTCCAGCCTCCCTGGGTCTGCAGCGAGGCAGCACTATCTCAGCCAGTCCCGTTATTTGCCAG GCTTGATTGGCAAGAATGAAACGTCTTCTGGAGATAAGGACTTGGGTGGTATGACACTGCGGGACCTGTGGGAGAactcctcaaacgctttaaataaaccattagCTCCTATTGGAAAAGGATTACATTTCAGCAGAGCAAACGCAG AAGAGAACTCCGCTAAATCCTCGGATAGCACGCCGGAGAAAACGGTTGTCAAAGAAAGAATACTGGAGAAAATCGACTTGTCTAAAG gtAATTTTGTGAGCACCAAGTACAACCTCTCCACCGGTTACATCCCATCCCTGCTGAAGAAAGAGGTGGGCTCAGTGGGACAGAGAATCCAGCTTGCCCCTCTGGGCGGCCAGCACACAA ATTTCGAGGGCTGGAGGAGGCGTACGGACTGGAATCAGGTGAAAGGGAGCAGCTATGCAGCTCTGGGGAAGACGTCAGGAAATCTGCTGAGCAAAGCGCCAGCTGTCCAAACCGTGCACGGCAGGGTGGACTGGACGTCCAAGTACGGCGGAAATCGATAG
- the mak gene encoding serine/threonine-protein kinase MAK isoform X8, producing MFSENEIRNILFQVLSGLTFVHKHGFFHRDMKPENLLCMGPELVKIADFGLAREIRSKPPYTDYVSTRWYRAPEVLLRSSTYSSPIDLWAVGCIMAELYTFRPLFPGNSEMDEIFKICQVLGTVKKTDWPEGYQLASAMNFRFPQCVPTHLKTLIPNASNEAIALMKDFLQWDPKKRPTAAQALRYPYFQVGQVLGPRPQSQELKKMQNRSMVKKQVSESKTDPLQSSSESKTSATTSSRNHQPLQQISVPQTDNQPGGLGHSKAALADVENSNGGSGTGLLKSGRRRWGQTAVKTADSWEESDQSESAVSNSKKPSLGNADEDGNVKEQCPQPKEQKPLYSFSTVTKLPSNVKVGQTDSSLPGSAARQHYLSQSRYLPGLIGKNETSSGDKDLGGMTLRDLWENSSNALNKPLAPIGKGLHFSRANAEENSAKSSDSTPEKTVVKERILEKIDLSKGNFVSTKYNLSTGYIPSLLKKEVGSVGQRIQLAPLGGQHTISPSSSSPDNKKEKNKSAKLKPISNSSQNEAAEDFEGWRRRTDWNQVKGSSYAALGKTSGNLLSKAPAVQTVHGRVDWTSKYGGNR from the exons ATGTTCTCAGAAAATGAAATTAGGAACATCCTGTTTCAAGTGCTGTCTGGGTTGACTTTTGTACATAAGCATG gTTTCTTCCATCGCGACATGAAGCCAGAGAATCTGTTGTGTATGGGGCCAGAACTGGTCAAAATAGCAGATTTTGGTTTGGCCAGAGAGATCCGCTCCAAACCTCCGTACACAGATTATGTCTCAACCAGATG GTATCGTGCTCCAGAGGTTCTGCTCAGATCATCCACTTACAGCTCTCCTATTGACTTGTGGGCTGTGGGCTGCATCATGGCTGAACTCTACACATTCAGGCCCCTTTTCCCAGGAAACAGTGAAATGGACGAGATCTTTAAGATCTGTCAAGTGCTGGGCACGGTGAAAAAG ACTGACTGGCCAGAAGGATACCAACTAGCATCTGCCATGAACTTCCGCTTCCCCCAATGTGTGCCCACCCATTTAAAGACCCTCATCCCTAATGCCAGCAACGAAGCTATTGCCCTGATGAAGGATTTCCTGCAGTGGGATCCCAAGAAAAGGCCAACCGCTgcacag GCCCTGCGTTACCCGTACTTCCAGGTGGGTCAGGTCTTGGGACCTCGGCCTCAAAGCCAGGAGCTAAAAAAGATGCAGAACAGGTCGATGGTCAAGAAGCAGGTTTCTGAGTCCAAAACAGATCCCCTGCAGTCCTCATCAGAGTCCAAAACTTCTGCCACCACCTCCTCCAGAAACCACCAGCCTCTTCAGCAGATCTCCGTGCCTCAGACGGACAATCAGCCAGGAGGACTCGGCCACTCG AAGGCAGCGTTGGCTGACGTTGAGAACAGCAATGGGGGCAGTGGGACGGGGCTGCTGAAGAGCGGCCGGCGTCGCTGGGGACAGACGGCTGTCAAGACTGCAGACAGCTGGGAagaatctgaccaatcagagtcgGCGGTCTCCAACTCAAAGAAGCCCAGCCTGGGCAACGCAGACGAGGACGGGAATGTTAAAGAGCAGTGTCCTCA GCCAAAGGAACAGAAACCTCTGTACTCCTTCAGCACCGTTACCAAGCTGCCGAGCAACGTCAAGGTTGGTCAAACAGATTCCAGCCTCCCTGGGTCTGCAGCGAGGCAGCACTATCTCAGCCAGTCCCGTTATTTGCCAG GCTTGATTGGCAAGAATGAAACGTCTTCTGGAGATAAGGACTTGGGTGGTATGACACTGCGGGACCTGTGGGAGAactcctcaaacgctttaaataaaccattagCTCCTATTGGAAAAGGATTACATTTCAGCAGAGCAAACGCAG AAGAGAACTCCGCTAAATCCTCGGATAGCACGCCGGAGAAAACGGTTGTCAAAGAAAGAATACTGGAGAAAATCGACTTGTCTAAAG gtAATTTTGTGAGCACCAAGTACAACCTCTCCACCGGTTACATCCCATCCCTGCTGAAGAAAGAGGTGGGCTCAGTGGGACAGAGAATCCAGCTTGCCCCTCTGGGCGGCCAGCACACAA TCAGCCCCTCTTCTTCTTCGCctgataataaaaaagaaaagaataaatctGCAAAGCTCAAACCCATATCCAACTCATCACAGAATGAAGCTGCTGAAG ATTTCGAGGGCTGGAGGAGGCGTACGGACTGGAATCAGGTGAAAGGGAGCAGCTATGCAGCTCTGGGGAAGACGTCAGGAAATCTGCTGAGCAAAGCGCCAGCTGTCCAAACCGTGCACGGCAGGGTGGACTGGACGTCCAAGTACGGCGGAAATCGATAG
- the mak gene encoding serine/threonine-protein kinase MAK isoform X11, translating to MKPENLLCMGPELVKIADFGLAREIRSKPPYTDYVSTRWYRAPEVLLRSSTYSSPIDLWAVGCIMAELYTFRPLFPGNSEMDEIFKICQVLGTVKKTDWPEGYQLASAMNFRFPQCVPTHLKTLIPNASNEAIALMKDFLQWDPKKRPTAAQALRYPYFQVGQVLGPRPQSQELKKMQNRSMVKKQVSESKTDPLQSSSESKTSATTSSRNHQPLQQISVPQTDNQPGGLGHSKAALADVENSNGGSGTGLLKSGRRRWGQTAVKTADSWEESDQSESAVSNSKKPSLGNADEDGNVKEQCPQPKEQKPLYSFSTVTKLPSNVKVGQTDSSLPGSAARQHYLSQSRYLPGLIGKNETSSGDKDLGGMTLRDLWENSSNALNKPLAPIGKGLHFSRANAEENSAKSSDSTPEKTVVKERILEKIDLSKGNFVSTKYNLSTGYIPSLLKKEVGSVGQRIQLAPLGGQHTISPSSSSPDNKKEKNKSAKLKPISNSSQNEAAEDFEGWRRRTDWNQVKGSSYAALGKTSGNLLSKAPAVQTVHGRVDWTSKYGGNR from the exons ATGAAGCCAGAGAATCTGTTGTGTATGGGGCCAGAACTGGTCAAAATAGCAGATTTTGGTTTGGCCAGAGAGATCCGCTCCAAACCTCCGTACACAGATTATGTCTCAACCAGATG GTATCGTGCTCCAGAGGTTCTGCTCAGATCATCCACTTACAGCTCTCCTATTGACTTGTGGGCTGTGGGCTGCATCATGGCTGAACTCTACACATTCAGGCCCCTTTTCCCAGGAAACAGTGAAATGGACGAGATCTTTAAGATCTGTCAAGTGCTGGGCACGGTGAAAAAG ACTGACTGGCCAGAAGGATACCAACTAGCATCTGCCATGAACTTCCGCTTCCCCCAATGTGTGCCCACCCATTTAAAGACCCTCATCCCTAATGCCAGCAACGAAGCTATTGCCCTGATGAAGGATTTCCTGCAGTGGGATCCCAAGAAAAGGCCAACCGCTgcacag GCCCTGCGTTACCCGTACTTCCAGGTGGGTCAGGTCTTGGGACCTCGGCCTCAAAGCCAGGAGCTAAAAAAGATGCAGAACAGGTCGATGGTCAAGAAGCAGGTTTCTGAGTCCAAAACAGATCCCCTGCAGTCCTCATCAGAGTCCAAAACTTCTGCCACCACCTCCTCCAGAAACCACCAGCCTCTTCAGCAGATCTCCGTGCCTCAGACGGACAATCAGCCAGGAGGACTCGGCCACTCG AAGGCAGCGTTGGCTGACGTTGAGAACAGCAATGGGGGCAGTGGGACGGGGCTGCTGAAGAGCGGCCGGCGTCGCTGGGGACAGACGGCTGTCAAGACTGCAGACAGCTGGGAagaatctgaccaatcagagtcgGCGGTCTCCAACTCAAAGAAGCCCAGCCTGGGCAACGCAGACGAGGACGGGAATGTTAAAGAGCAGTGTCCTCA GCCAAAGGAACAGAAACCTCTGTACTCCTTCAGCACCGTTACCAAGCTGCCGAGCAACGTCAAGGTTGGTCAAACAGATTCCAGCCTCCCTGGGTCTGCAGCGAGGCAGCACTATCTCAGCCAGTCCCGTTATTTGCCAG GCTTGATTGGCAAGAATGAAACGTCTTCTGGAGATAAGGACTTGGGTGGTATGACACTGCGGGACCTGTGGGAGAactcctcaaacgctttaaataaaccattagCTCCTATTGGAAAAGGATTACATTTCAGCAGAGCAAACGCAG AAGAGAACTCCGCTAAATCCTCGGATAGCACGCCGGAGAAAACGGTTGTCAAAGAAAGAATACTGGAGAAAATCGACTTGTCTAAAG gtAATTTTGTGAGCACCAAGTACAACCTCTCCACCGGTTACATCCCATCCCTGCTGAAGAAAGAGGTGGGCTCAGTGGGACAGAGAATCCAGCTTGCCCCTCTGGGCGGCCAGCACACAA TCAGCCCCTCTTCTTCTTCGCctgataataaaaaagaaaagaataaatctGCAAAGCTCAAACCCATATCCAACTCATCACAGAATGAAGCTGCTGAAG ATTTCGAGGGCTGGAGGAGGCGTACGGACTGGAATCAGGTGAAAGGGAGCAGCTATGCAGCTCTGGGGAAGACGTCAGGAAATCTGCTGAGCAAAGCGCCAGCTGTCCAAACCGTGCACGGCAGGGTGGACTGGACGTCCAAGTACGGCGGAAATCGATAG